One Maribacter dokdonensis DSW-8 genomic region harbors:
- a CDS encoding imelysin family protein codes for MKKIIGILCVLALVWACSNDSETDDSVIVDPVEEVSFERSTMLVNWADNIIIPSYQAFTADMDDLLNTFNTFKADVNEGNLIALRASWLNAYKSWQHVEMFEIGPAESVGFQLNMNIYPTDNEKIDGFIVNGSYDLSLSSNRSAKGFPALDYLLNGLGDTDADILAFYSGDNKEAYLQYTEDVLMDMQSLTETVVSDWTNGYRDTFVANDGASSTASVDRMVNDYIFYYEKYLRAGKMGIPLGVFSGSTLPRNVEAYYEATISNELFLEGLSAVQDFFNGNHFNSSTQGESLASYLDALNTLKNGEDLSTLINDQFNTAKSMVLDLSAFRAEIENSNPPTSMLLAYDEVQKAVPMLKVDMVSAMSISIDFVDADGD; via the coding sequence ATGAAAAAGATTATTGGGATTCTTTGTGTTCTGGCCTTAGTATGGGCATGTTCCAATGATAGTGAAACCGATGATAGCGTAATTGTTGATCCGGTAGAGGAGGTTTCTTTTGAGCGCAGTACTATGTTGGTCAATTGGGCAGATAATATTATTATCCCTTCATATCAAGCTTTTACTGCGGATATGGATGATTTATTGAATACGTTCAATACGTTTAAAGCAGATGTCAATGAAGGTAATTTAATTGCTTTGCGTGCATCATGGTTGAACGCATACAAATCTTGGCAACATGTAGAGATGTTTGAAATTGGTCCTGCCGAATCTGTAGGGTTTCAATTGAACATGAATATATATCCAACGGATAATGAGAAGATTGATGGATTTATTGTAAATGGAAGTTATGACTTGTCCTTATCCTCTAACAGAAGCGCTAAAGGATTTCCTGCTTTAGATTACTTATTGAACGGCTTGGGTGATACCGATGCGGATATACTTGCTTTCTATAGTGGGGATAACAAAGAGGCTTACCTACAATATACCGAAGATGTTTTGATGGATATGCAGTCTTTGACAGAAACTGTGGTGTCTGATTGGACAAATGGTTACAGGGATACATTTGTTGCCAATGACGGAGCATCATCTACGGCATCTGTTGATCGTATGGTGAACGACTATATTTTTTATTACGAGAAGTATTTAAGAGCTGGTAAAATGGGAATTCCTTTAGGGGTTTTTTCAGGTAGTACCTTACCTAGAAATGTTGAGGCTTATTATGAAGCTACTATTTCTAACGAATTGTTTTTAGAAGGTTTATCTGCTGTTCAAGACTTTTTTAACGGTAATCATTTTAATTCAAGTACTCAAGGTGAAAGTTTGGCATCTTATCTGGATGCATTGAACACGCTAAAAAATGGAGAGGATTTGTCTACGTTGATCAATGATCAATTTAATACGGCAAAAAGTATGGTGCTTGATCTTTCTGCGTTTAGAGCTGAAATAGAGAACAGCAATCCGCCAACCTCCATGTTATTGGCTTATGATGAAGTACAAAAGGCCGTACCTATGTTAAAGGTAGATATGGTTTCAGCAATGAGTATTAGTATTGATTTTGTTGATGCCGATGGTGATTAA
- the pepT gene encoding peptidase T — translation MQHIIDRFISYVTIDTQSDSSSNTTPSTKKQWNLANKLVDELRAIGLTDVTIDDNAYIMATLPSNVDHQVPTIGFIAHFDTSPDFSGSNVKPQVIENYDGKDIILNKEKDIVLSSSYFDDLLQYIGQTIITTGGTTLLGADDKAGITEIVTAMEYLINNPDIKHGPIRIGFTPDEEIGRGAHKFDVEKFGAEWAYTMDGSQIGELEYENFNAAGAKITVSGKSVHPGYAKGKMVNALLIANYIISEFPKHEIPQETDGRDGFFHIHHINGEIEHATVELIIRDHDLKRFNERKQLVQDIVKRYNNEYDNCIELELKDQYFNMKEKVEPVFHIVETAKKAMEDIGIKPIIKPIRGGTDGSQLSYMGLPCPNIFAGGHNFHGKYEYVPVESMQKAVEVIVRICQLTANQ, via the coding sequence ATGCAGCATATAATTGACCGTTTTATTAGCTATGTCACTATAGATACGCAAAGCGATTCTTCATCTAATACCACACCAAGCACAAAAAAACAATGGAATCTGGCAAACAAATTAGTTGATGAGCTACGTGCAATAGGATTAACCGATGTCACAATTGATGACAATGCATATATTATGGCAACCCTGCCATCTAATGTAGACCACCAGGTACCTACCATAGGTTTTATTGCGCATTTTGACACATCACCAGACTTTTCTGGCTCCAATGTAAAGCCACAGGTAATTGAAAATTATGACGGAAAGGATATTATCTTAAATAAGGAAAAAGATATTGTGCTCTCTTCATCATATTTTGATGATCTCTTACAATACATAGGGCAAACCATTATTACCACAGGTGGCACTACACTTTTAGGTGCAGATGATAAAGCAGGTATTACTGAAATAGTAACTGCAATGGAGTATTTGATAAACAATCCGGATATTAAACACGGTCCAATTAGAATAGGATTTACTCCGGATGAAGAAATAGGTAGAGGCGCACACAAATTCGATGTTGAAAAATTTGGTGCAGAATGGGCCTATACAATGGATGGAAGCCAAATTGGCGAATTGGAGTATGAAAACTTTAATGCTGCGGGTGCTAAAATTACCGTTAGTGGCAAAAGTGTGCACCCTGGCTACGCAAAAGGAAAAATGGTTAATGCCCTACTCATTGCAAATTATATTATAAGTGAATTTCCAAAACATGAAATACCACAAGAAACAGACGGCAGAGATGGCTTTTTCCATATACATCATATAAACGGTGAAATTGAGCATGCAACTGTAGAGCTTATCATTAGAGACCATGATCTAAAGCGATTTAATGAGCGTAAGCAGTTAGTGCAAGATATTGTTAAAAGGTATAACAATGAATATGATAATTGTATTGAACTAGAATTGAAGGATCAATATTTTAATATGAAAGAAAAGGTAGAGCCTGTTTTTCATATTGTAGAAACCGCGAAAAAAGCTATGGAAGATATAGGCATAAAACCTATAATTAAACCAATAAGGGGCGGTACAGATGGATCACAACTAAGTTACATGGGTTTACCATGCCCTAATATTTTTGCTGGCGGACATAACTTCCATGGAAAATATGAGTACGTACCCGTAGAAAGCATGCAAAAAGCAGTGGAAGTCATTGTGCGTATTTGCCAATTAACAGCAAATCAATAA
- a CDS encoding hydroxymethylglutaryl-CoA lyase, with protein sequence MFNSKIKIVECPRDAMQGIKKFIPTDEKVRYLQSLLGCGFDTLDFGSFVSPKAIPQMVDTAEVLSKLDLSKTKSKLLSIVANVRGAEDAVTHAEVDYLGFPFSISENFQMRNTHKTIAQSVETLQEIFNIADAANKEVVTYISMGFGNPYGDPWNVEIVGEWTERLAKMGAKILSLSDTVGSSDPETISYLFSNLIPKYPNIEFGAHLHTTPSKWHEKVAAAYESGCKRFDGAIQGFGGCPMAKDDLTGNMPTEKMLSYFTSQKVVTGVNAMTFEAAYNKATELFSQYH encoded by the coding sequence ATGTTTAATTCAAAGATCAAAATAGTAGAGTGCCCTAGAGATGCTATGCAGGGTATTAAGAAGTTTATACCTACCGATGAAAAGGTGAGGTATTTACAATCTTTACTAGGTTGTGGTTTTGATACGTTGGATTTTGGGAGTTTTGTTTCGCCAAAGGCAATTCCGCAAATGGTGGACACTGCAGAGGTTCTGTCTAAATTGGATTTGTCGAAAACCAAATCTAAGTTACTTTCCATAGTGGCAAATGTTCGTGGTGCAGAAGACGCTGTTACCCATGCTGAAGTTGATTATTTGGGCTTTCCTTTTTCTATCTCCGAGAATTTTCAAATGAGAAATACCCATAAAACCATTGCTCAATCTGTAGAAACGTTACAAGAGATATTTAATATTGCCGATGCGGCGAATAAGGAAGTGGTAACGTACATATCCATGGGTTTTGGTAACCCTTATGGTGATCCTTGGAATGTTGAAATAGTTGGTGAATGGACCGAAAGACTGGCGAAAATGGGTGCCAAAATATTATCGTTGTCAGATACCGTGGGGTCATCTGATCCAGAAACTATTTCTTATTTGTTTTCCAACTTAATCCCTAAATACCCAAATATTGAGTTTGGTGCGCACTTGCATACCACACCCTCAAAATGGCATGAAAAAGTTGCCGCGGCATATGAATCTGGCTGTAAGCGGTTTGATGGTGCTATCCAAGGTTTTGGTGGCTGTCCTATGGCCAAAGACGATTTAACCGGTAACATGCCTACGGAGAAAATGTTATCGTATTTTACCTCTCAAAAAGTTGTTACCGGCGTTAATGCCATGACTTTTGAAGCGGCATATAACAAAGCTACCGAGCTTTTTTCCCAATATCACTAA
- a CDS encoding Dabb family protein: MIKNDSLLRHAVFFKFKEGTTAEEIKKVEDAFSALPSKIEQIKGYEWGLNNSPEGLNKGFTHAFFLTFKSEEDRAIYLPHPDHKAFGAILTPYLDDVFVLDYWVK, from the coding sequence ATGATTAAAAATGACAGCCTTTTAAGACATGCCGTATTCTTCAAATTCAAAGAAGGCACTACCGCTGAAGAGATAAAAAAGGTAGAAGATGCTTTTAGCGCCCTACCGTCAAAAATTGAACAGATCAAAGGTTACGAATGGGGACTCAACAACAGTCCAGAGGGATTAAACAAAGGGTTTACGCATGCATTTTTCCTAACTTTCAAAAGTGAAGAAGATCGTGCTATTTATTTGCCCCACCCAGACCATAAAGCTTTTGGAGCAATACTGACCCCATATTTAGATGATGTCTTTGTACTTGATTATTGGGTAAAATAA
- a CDS encoding LysE family translocator — MNYEILMAFSVATFFLALSPGPDNIFVLIQSISNGKKYGLAVVAGLMTGCLVHATLLAFGVSAIIKNSTTLFTIIKFFGAAYLVYLAFMVYKGGDVISIVGEEKKKSKLSLFKQGFIMNVLNPKVTIFFLAFFPGFLFSDSLNNVIQFYTLGVLFILVSSFVFGAIAILAGQISSFLTNNKRTGFVLKWIQIIVFMGIAIYLVLG; from the coding sequence TTGAACTACGAAATTTTAATGGCCTTTTCTGTGGCTACTTTTTTTTTGGCTTTATCACCAGGACCGGATAATATATTTGTTTTGATACAGAGTATTAGTAATGGTAAAAAATATGGTTTGGCAGTTGTTGCAGGTTTAATGACAGGCTGTTTGGTACATGCTACGCTGTTAGCATTTGGGGTATCGGCAATTATTAAGAATAGCACCACTCTTTTTACAATAATTAAATTTTTTGGGGCGGCTTACTTAGTCTACTTGGCTTTTATGGTCTATAAAGGCGGTGATGTTATTTCTATTGTGGGAGAAGAAAAAAAGAAAAGTAAGCTATCATTATTCAAACAGGGTTTTATAATGAACGTTCTAAACCCAAAAGTGACCATTTTTTTTCTTGCCTTTTTTCCAGGTTTTCTCTTTTCGGATAGTTTAAATAACGTAATTCAGTTTTATACACTGGGTGTTCTTTTTATTTTGGTTTCATCTTTTGTGTTTGGCGCTATAGCCATTTTGGCTGGTCAAATATCTAGCTTCTTAACCAACAATAAGCGTACAGGGTTTGTTTTAAAATGGATTCAGATAATTGTTTTTATGGGTATTGCGATTTATTTAGTTTTAGGTTAG
- a CDS encoding YdeI/OmpD-associated family protein — MDRQEKIDNFYNEEHQYKTGVAILRKLALACKLKETYKWSFPTYTTQDKNVIAICKFKSHFGIWFFNGVFLKDSHKVLENAQEGKTKAMRHWKFSSTSEIDHNVVAAYIQEAIVNQKKGLALKVERKPKTKIVIPTHLAIAIEHNDDLKTAFNKLTYSKQKDYAEYIATAKQEKTKLSRLEKIVPLILNGLGLNDKYRR; from the coding sequence ATGGACAGGCAAGAAAAAATAGATAATTTCTACAATGAAGAACATCAATATAAAACTGGTGTAGCTATTTTAAGAAAGCTTGCTTTAGCTTGTAAATTAAAAGAAACATATAAGTGGAGCTTCCCTACGTATACAACACAAGACAAAAATGTTATTGCCATTTGTAAATTTAAGTCGCATTTTGGTATATGGTTCTTTAACGGCGTGTTTTTAAAGGACTCACACAAAGTATTGGAAAATGCACAAGAAGGAAAAACCAAGGCAATGCGGCATTGGAAGTTTTCTTCAACGTCTGAAATTGACCATAACGTTGTTGCAGCTTACATTCAAGAAGCTATAGTAAATCAAAAAAAGGGACTGGCATTAAAAGTGGAAAGAAAGCCCAAAACAAAAATTGTAATTCCTACCCACCTAGCTATTGCCATTGAACATAATGATGACTTAAAGACTGCCTTTAACAAATTAACCTATTCCAAACAAAAGGATTACGCCGAATATATTGCAACTGCAAAACAAGAAAAAACGAAACTATCTAGATTAGAAAAGATAGTTCCGTTGATATTAAATGGTTTAGGCCTTAATGATAAATACCGTAGATAG
- a CDS encoding DUF4856 domain-containing protein — MKKNLLLLSSIASLIFISCSSDDDGLELSECVDGDCDPIESTIDNPDSYTFTRDNESTVSFGGQTTRLKMGDEILSAFTDVTSTSEQILSMYAHEEGANDFEDADLNASDKSVRSKTAASADFFATNATDQAVIRADFDGWISAQVDEVFPNWEVAAAAGTAGQIADGSSTRYINAQGLEYNQVFNKGLIGALTIDQVVNNYLSTAVLDEGDNVADNDANVVVEGEVYTNMEHKWDEAYGYVYGLNADAANPNDDLGADSFLNKYIGRVEGDDDFAGIADEIFQAFKLGRAAIVAKQYDVRDAQAEIIREKLSEVIGIRAVYYLQQGKNSLDQETPDYGGAFHDLSEGYGFVYSLQFTRKTNSSEPYFTKEEVDAFLVDLMNDGENGLWDVEATTLDAISADIAAKFNFTLEQAAE; from the coding sequence ATGAAAAAGAACCTATTATTGTTATCGTCTATTGCTAGTTTAATATTTATTTCATGTAGTTCCGATGATGACGGATTAGAATTGTCAGAATGTGTTGATGGTGATTGTGACCCTATTGAATCTACAATAGATAATCCAGATTCTTATACATTTACAAGGGATAATGAAAGTACTGTTAGCTTTGGTGGTCAGACTACGAGATTAAAAATGGGTGACGAAATTTTGAGCGCATTTACAGATGTAACTTCAACTTCCGAGCAAATATTAAGTATGTATGCCCATGAAGAAGGCGCTAACGATTTTGAAGATGCAGATTTAAATGCATCTGATAAAAGTGTGAGAAGTAAAACAGCTGCCTCTGCAGATTTCTTTGCAACTAATGCTACCGATCAAGCTGTGATCAGAGCGGATTTTGATGGTTGGATCTCTGCTCAAGTAGATGAGGTATTCCCAAACTGGGAAGTTGCAGCAGCAGCAGGTACGGCAGGGCAAATAGCAGACGGTTCTTCTACTAGATACATTAATGCGCAAGGGTTGGAATATAACCAAGTTTTTAATAAAGGTTTGATTGGAGCGCTTACCATTGATCAAGTAGTAAATAATTACTTAAGTACTGCCGTGTTGGATGAAGGTGATAACGTTGCTGATAATGATGCTAATGTAGTAGTTGAAGGTGAAGTTTATACCAATATGGAACATAAGTGGGATGAGGCTTACGGTTACGTGTATGGTTTAAATGCAGATGCCGCAAATCCTAATGATGATTTAGGTGCAGATAGCTTTTTAAATAAATATATTGGGAGAGTAGAAGGAGATGACGATTTTGCGGGCATTGCCGATGAAATTTTTCAAGCATTTAAATTAGGTAGGGCTGCAATTGTTGCTAAGCAATATGATGTTAGAGATGCACAAGCCGAAATAATTAGGGAGAAACTTTCTGAAGTTATCGGTATTAGAGCTGTTTACTATTTACAACAAGGTAAAAATAGTTTAGATCAAGAAACACCTGATTATGGTGGGGCTTTTCATGATTTATCTGAAGGTTACGGTTTTGTATACAGTCTTCAGTTTACAAGAAAAACCAATTCTAGTGAACCTTATTTTACAAAAGAAGAAGTTGATGCGTTTCTTGTAGATTTAATGAATGACGGAGAAAACGGACTTTGGGATGTGGAAGCAACTACATTAGATGCTATTTCTGCTGACATTGCGGCTAAGTTTAATTTTACCTTAGAGCAGGCTGCAGAATAA
- a CDS encoding quinone-dependent dihydroorotate dehydrogenase: MYRLFIRPLLFLLDPEKVHYLSFSSIKFFSKIGLSGVIKSMFAVEDNRLERELFGLKFKNPVGLAAGFDKNAVLYNELSDFGFGFVEIGTLTPKPQEGNPKKRLFRLKADKAIINRMGFNNHGVFEAVENLKKNHKVLIGGNIGKNKVTPNNEAIKDYLICFDALFDHVDYFVVNVSSPNTPGLRELQDKEPLTALLNELQLENARQSKRKDVARKPILLKIAPDLTDSQLLDIIDIVSDTSIDGVIATNTTISRENLKSHALITEEAGGLSGAPLKDRSTEVIRFLAEKSNKAFPIIGVGGIHSADDAIEKLDAGADLIQLWTGFVYEGPALVKAINEAILERV; the protein is encoded by the coding sequence ATGTACAGGCTTTTTATTAGACCTCTTTTGTTTCTGTTAGACCCAGAAAAAGTTCATTACCTTAGTTTTTCAAGCATTAAGTTTTTTTCTAAAATCGGCTTATCGGGCGTAATAAAATCCATGTTCGCGGTAGAGGACAATCGTTTGGAGCGTGAACTGTTTGGATTGAAATTTAAGAACCCTGTGGGGTTGGCGGCAGGTTTTGATAAAAATGCGGTGCTTTATAATGAATTATCGGATTTTGGATTTGGCTTTGTAGAAATAGGTACATTGACTCCTAAACCACAAGAAGGAAATCCTAAAAAAAGATTATTTCGATTAAAAGCGGATAAAGCAATTATCAACAGAATGGGATTTAATAACCATGGTGTTTTTGAAGCGGTCGAAAATTTAAAGAAAAACCATAAAGTTCTTATAGGTGGTAATATTGGTAAAAATAAGGTGACACCCAATAATGAGGCTATAAAGGATTATCTCATTTGTTTTGATGCCCTTTTTGACCATGTAGACTATTTCGTAGTTAACGTGAGCTCTCCCAATACACCTGGTTTACGGGAATTACAAGATAAAGAGCCATTAACGGCTTTGCTCAATGAATTGCAATTGGAGAACGCTAGGCAAAGTAAACGTAAAGATGTTGCACGTAAACCAATTCTATTAAAGATAGCGCCAGATTTAACCGATAGCCAATTGCTGGATATTATTGATATTGTGAGTGATACCAGTATTGATGGTGTTATTGCAACAAACACTACCATTTCTAGGGAAAATTTAAAATCTCATGCGTTAATAACGGAAGAAGCTGGCGGACTCAGTGGTGCGCCTTTGAAAGATAGAAGTACAGAGGTAATTCGTTTTCTTGCAGAAAAAAGCAATAAAGCATTCCCTATTATCGGTGTAGGTGGTATACATTCAGCAGATGACGCTATAGAAAAGTTAGATGCAGGTGCAGATTTAATTCAATTGTGGACTGGTTTTGTATATGAAGGGCCTGCTTTGGTAAAAGCTATAAACGAGGCAATTTTAGAAAGGGTGTAA